In Rhodamnia argentea isolate NSW1041297 chromosome 4, ASM2092103v1, whole genome shotgun sequence, the following proteins share a genomic window:
- the LOC115756231 gene encoding exocyst complex component EXO70B1 translates to MAENGEEKLLAVARHIAKTLGRDESMADDILQIFSNFDGRFSRDKLSPSEKAAAAAVAAADADNPRAYAALDRALNELERQISHFVTSDNPIWADAADASAFLDAVDELIAAVRDWTSASATDKAVLACLGRAEDLMQQAMFRLEDEFRSLMEVGGESFELSRPYGRGESNGDLSFDSEDEDDDEQGGDGDERQVPVAQPLGDDFDIVIDALPSGTISDLHEIAKRMVAAGFAKECSHVYSSCRREFLEESMSRLGLQKLSIEEAQKLPWQDLEDEIDRWMKAMKVALYILFPSERRLCDRVFFGLSSAADLCFMEVYRGCAIQLLNFADAVAIGSRAPERLFKVLDVFETMRDLMPEFESLFSDQYCLFLRNEAVAIWKRLGEAIRGIFMELENLIRRDPVKAAVPGGGLHPITRYVMNYLRAACRSRPTLEQIFEENIVSPKEYSDLDSRASSSSLSVQMAWVMELLESNLEAKSKIYRDSALCSVFMMNNGRYLVEKVKGNDLGLLLGEDWIRKHTAKVRQYQTNYLRNSWNKVLGVLKLDNASLAPNADTRFLKERVKLFNVYFEDTCRVQSSRVIFDEQLREDLRISATKLLVPAYETFVGRLQGVAEMRKHSFKPVEEIKARMDELFRGRGALGGGRK, encoded by the coding sequence atggCCGAGAACGGCGAAGAGAAGTTGCTCGCCGTCGCCCGCCACATCGCCAAGACGCTCGGCCGGGACGAGTCCATGGCCGACGATATCCTCCAGATCTTCTCCAACTTCGACGGCCGGTTCTCCCGAGATAAGCTGTCCCCCTCCGAAAaggcggccgccgccgccgtcgccgccgcagACGCCGACAACCCCCGTGCCTATGCCGCCCTCGACCGCGCTCTCAACGAGCTGGAGCGCCAGATCTCGCACTTCGTCACCTCCGACAACCCCATCTGGGCCGACGCAGCTGACGCCTCCGCCTTCCTCGACGCTGTTGACGAATTGATCGCCGCCGTCAGGGACTGGACCTCCGCGTCCGCTACCGACAAGGCCGTCCTGGCATGCCTCGGCCGCGCCGAGGATCTGATGCAGCAGGCGATGTTCCGTCTCGAGGACGAGTTCAGGTCTCTGATGGAGGTCGGCGGCGAGTCCTTTGAGCTGAGCCGGCCCTACGGACGCGGGGAGTCGAATGGAGACCTCTCCTTCGACTCTGAAGACGAGGACGACGACGAACAGGGAGGTGATGGAGATGAGCGGCAGGTTCCGGTGGCGCAGCCGCTTGGGGACGACTTTGATATTGTGATCGACGCGTTGCCGTCAGGAACGATCAGTGATTTGCACGAGATCGCGAAGCGCATGGTGGCTGCGGGGTTTGCGAAGGAGTGCTCGCACGTTTACAGCAGCTGCAGGAGGGAGTTCTTGGAGGAGAGCATGTCGAGGTTGGGTTTACAGAAATTGAGCATCGAGGAAGCCCAGAAATTGCCATGGCAGGACTTGGAAGACGAGATAGACCGGTGGATGAAGGCCATGAAAGTGGCTCTTTATATCCTGTTCCCCAGCGAACGCCGCCTCTGCGATCGTGTCTTCTTTGGCTTATCTTCGGCTGCTGATCTCTGCTTCATGGAGGTGTACCGTGGCTGTGCCATTCAACTCCTGAACTTTGCTGATGCAGTCGCGATTGGGTCGAGGGCGCCTGAGCGACTGTTTAAAGTTCTTGACGTGTTTGAGACGATGAGAGACTTGATGCCTGAATTTGAGTCTTTGTTCTCTGATCAGTACTGTTTGTTTCTTAGAAATGAAGCTGTTGCCATTTGGAAGAGGTTAGGAGAGGCAATTAGAGGGATATTCATGGAATTGGAGAATTTGATCCGCCGAGATCCAGTGAAAGCTGCTGTTCCCGGTGGGGGGCTGCATCCAATTACTCGATATGTAATGAACTATCTTCGAGCCGCTTGCCGATCTCGGCCGACCCTCGAACAAATTTTCGAGGAGAATATTGTGTCTCCTAAAGAATATTCCGATCTTGATAGTCGAGCCTCTTCGTCCTCCTTGTCAGTCCAAATGGCATGGGTCATGGAACTTCTGGAGAGTAATTTAGAGGCCAAATCGAAGATTTACAGGGACTCTGCTCTCTGTTCTGTCTTTATGATGAATAATGGAAGGTACCTTGTAGAGAAGGTGAAGGGAAATGATCTGGGTTTACTCTTGGGTGAGGATTGGATCAGAAAGCACACTGCAAAGGTGCGACAATATCAGACGAATTACCTCAGAAACTCGTGGAATAAGGTTTTGGGTGTGTTGAAGCTAGACAATGCCTCTCTAGCTCCCAATGCAGACACGAGGTTTCTGAAGGAAAGAGTCAAGCTATTCAATGTCTACTTTGAGGATACATGTAGAGTGCAATCATCTCGCGTCATCTTCGATGAGCAGCTAAGGGAGGACTTGAGGATCTCCGCGACGAAATTGCTGGTGCCTGCTTATGAAACTTTTGTGGGAAGGTTGCAGGGCGTTGCTGAAATGAGGAAGCACTCTTTTAAGCCGGTCGAGGAAATCAAGGCTCGGATGGACGAGTTATTCCGGGGAAGGGGAGCTTTAGGTGGTGGCAGGAAGTGA